From one Amycolatopsis sp. FDAARGOS 1241 genomic stretch:
- the hisB gene encoding imidazoleglycerol-phosphate dehydratase HisB has protein sequence MTRIGKVERTTKESSILVQLDLDGTGQVEISTGVPFYDHMLTAFGVHGSLDLKVEATGDIHIDAHHTVEDTAIVLGQALRQALGDKSGIRRFGDAWIPMDETLAHAAIDVSGRPYCVHVGEPEQFNTFTIGNNYPFVLTRHVFDSLSFHAQIALHVRVIHGRDPHHIAEAEYKAVARALRAATEPDPRAGGIPSTKGVL, from the coding sequence ATGACTCGCATCGGCAAGGTGGAGCGCACGACCAAGGAGTCGTCGATCCTGGTCCAGCTGGACCTCGACGGCACGGGCCAGGTCGAGATCTCCACGGGTGTGCCGTTCTACGACCACATGCTCACGGCCTTCGGCGTGCACGGCTCGCTGGACCTCAAGGTCGAAGCCACGGGCGACATCCACATCGACGCCCACCACACCGTCGAGGACACCGCCATCGTCCTGGGCCAGGCGCTGCGCCAGGCCCTCGGCGACAAGAGCGGCATCCGCCGCTTCGGCGACGCCTGGATCCCCATGGACGAGACGCTCGCCCACGCCGCCATCGACGTTTCGGGCCGCCCGTACTGCGTCCACGTCGGCGAGCCCGAGCAGTTCAACACGTTCACGATCGGCAACAACTACCCGTTCGTCCTGACGCGCCACGTGTTCGACTCCCTGTCGTTCCACGCGCAGATCGCGCTGCACGTCCGCGTGATCCACGGCCGCGACCCGCACCACATCGCGGAGGCGGAGTACAAGGCCGTCGCCCGCGCTCTGCGCGCCGCGACCGAACCCGACCCGCGCGCGGGCGGCATCCCGTCGACGAAGGGCGTGCTCTAG